One segment of Methylocella silvestris BL2 DNA contains the following:
- a CDS encoding PsiF family protein, which translates to MKLMLSSLLAGSLILSSVAVGFAQQTPAAAPASPAAAPAAASKPSGLSDDAKKAKAKECSTQADAKGLHGKERKAFRQKCKQS; encoded by the coding sequence ATGAAGCTCATGCTTTCTTCTCTCCTTGCCGGCTCGCTCATTTTGTCGTCCGTCGCAGTTGGCTTCGCCCAGCAAACGCCCGCGGCGGCGCCCGCAAGTCCCGCCGCAGCTCCTGCCGCGGCGAGCAAGCCGAGCGGCCTCTCCGATGACGCCAAAAAGGCGAAAGCCAAGGAATGTTCGACGCAGGCTGACGCCAAGGGGCTGCACGGCAAGGAGCGCAAGGCCTTCCGGCAGAAATGCAAACAAAGCTGA
- a CDS encoding lysophospholipid acyltransferase family protein, whose protein sequence is MTVIRSILFNIAFYVNITVLAFAGLPTLFMKRDAVQDLARLWARNSLWLLDKLCGVKVEFRGRENLPPGACIIAAKHQSALETFALTTQMNDFTFVLKRELMAIPFFGWYLKGAGQIGIERARRGQALAELTRQVREAIDEQRQVFIFPEGTRTLPGAAPDYKSGVAHLCAATGAVCVPVALNSGLFWPRQGFLRRRGRVVIKFLPPLAADVDKQKFMRVLQSRIEAATEELIAEAIAADPSLSVELATV, encoded by the coding sequence ATGACCGTCATCCGCTCGATCCTTTTCAACATAGCGTTTTACGTCAACATCACAGTGTTGGCTTTCGCCGGCCTGCCGACCCTCTTCATGAAGCGCGACGCCGTGCAGGACCTTGCCCGTCTGTGGGCGCGCAACTCACTGTGGCTGCTCGACAAGCTCTGCGGCGTGAAAGTCGAGTTTCGCGGCCGGGAGAATTTGCCCCCCGGCGCCTGCATCATCGCAGCGAAACATCAGTCGGCGCTGGAAACCTTCGCGCTGACCACGCAGATGAATGATTTCACCTTCGTCCTCAAGCGCGAACTGATGGCGATTCCGTTTTTCGGCTGGTACCTGAAAGGCGCCGGCCAGATCGGGATCGAACGGGCAAGGCGCGGCCAGGCGCTGGCGGAACTGACCCGGCAGGTTCGCGAAGCGATCGACGAGCAGCGCCAAGTCTTCATCTTTCCGGAGGGAACGCGAACTCTCCCCGGCGCCGCGCCGGACTATAAGTCGGGCGTCGCCCATCTGTGCGCCGCAACGGGGGCAGTCTGCGTGCCGGTCGCGTTAAATTCCGGTCTGTTCTGGCCGCGTCAAGGATTCCTGCGGCGGCGCGGGCGCGTGGTGATCAAATTTCTGCCGCCGCTCGCCGCCGACGTCGACAAGCAGAAGTTCATGCGCGTTCTGCAAAGCCGCATCGAGGCGGCGACGGAAGAATTGATCGCCGAGGCGATCGCCGCCGATCCCTCCCTGTCTGTGGAGCTGGCGACCGTTTGA
- the metH gene encoding methionine synthase, whose protein sequence is MTHRFDGAETRAAFLDAARKRILVLDGAMGTMIQQHKFTEEQFRGERFADWPSDLRGNNDLLSLTQPKAIEQIHRAYIDAGADIIATNTFNSTSISQADYGMQELVFELNRESARLCRVAADAAEKHDGKRRFVAGALGPTSRTASISPDVNNPGFRAVSFDELRDAYDEAARALIEGGADLLIIETIFDTLNAKAALAGVRDAFAKLGVEAPVMISGTITDLSGRTLSGQTPTAFWHSLRHADPLTIGLNCALGAREMRAHLAELSRIADTLVCAYPNAGLPNEFGLYDESPEYMASLVGEFADSGLVNVVGGCCGTTPAHIHAIAKRIEGVAPREIPEIAPLLRLSGLEPFVLAPEIPFVNVGERTNVTGSAKFRKLIKQGDFAAALDVARDQVAAGAQIIDVNMDEGLLDSEKAMVEFLNLIAAEPDIARVPVMIDSSKFSVIEAGLKCVQGKSVVNSISMKEGVEKFIADARTVRAYGAAVVVMAFDEKGQADTFERKVEICAKAYQILTQEAGFPPEDIIFDPNIFAIATGIEEHNNYGVDFIEATREIRKRFPLVHISGGVSNLSFSFRGNEPVREAMHAVFLYHAIQAGMDMGIVNAGQLAVYAEIEPGLREACEDVVLNRRPDATERLLAIAEGFRGHGVEKAERDLVWREQPVIKRLEHALVNGITEFVELDVEEARAASKRPLDVIEGPLMAGMNVVGDLFGAGKMFLPQVVKSARVMKQAVAYLLPYMDEEKRKNGGSERSTAGKILMATVKGDVHDIGKNIVGVVLACNNYEIIDLGVMVPAAKILSVARAEKVDAIGLSGLITPSLDEMCYVAAEMEREGFDLPLLIGGATTSRVHTAVKIHPNYTRGQTVYVNDASRAVGVVQSLLGESARDAAETFRAEYEKVAAAHRRGEAEKLRLPIGKARANALKIDWDDYAPPRPTFTGSRVFRSYDVAELIPYIDWTPFFQTWELRGRYPAILDDPKQGEAARSLFDDAQAMLKRMVEEHWLDPKAVIGFWPANSVGDDIALYTGESRSEKLAAFHTLRQQLTRRDGKPNIALSDFIAPAGGKPDYIGAFVVTAGAQEGKIADRFAKANDDYGSILVKALADRIAEALAERMHERVRREFWAYAPDEAISEDDRLREEYRGIRPAPGYPAQPDHTEKATLFELLAAEKRIGVSLTESFAMWPGASVSGLYFAHPQAHYFGVAKIERDQVEDYALRKGMSVAEMERWLAPILNYDPASVAEAAAAE, encoded by the coding sequence ATGACCCATCGCTTTGACGGAGCAGAAACCCGAGCCGCCTTCCTTGACGCTGCGCGGAAAAGAATCCTGGTGCTCGACGGCGCCATGGGGACGATGATCCAGCAGCATAAATTCACCGAGGAGCAGTTTCGCGGCGAGCGCTTTGCCGATTGGCCGAGCGATCTGCGCGGCAACAATGATCTCTTGAGCCTGACCCAGCCGAAGGCGATCGAACAGATCCATCGCGCCTATATCGACGCTGGCGCCGACATCATCGCGACCAACACTTTCAATTCGACAAGCATCTCGCAGGCCGACTATGGCATGCAGGAGCTTGTCTTCGAGCTTAATCGGGAATCGGCGCGGCTGTGCCGGGTGGCCGCCGACGCCGCGGAGAAACACGACGGCAAGCGCCGCTTTGTCGCCGGCGCGCTTGGTCCGACGAGCCGCACGGCCTCGATTTCGCCGGACGTCAACAATCCGGGCTTTCGCGCCGTCAGCTTCGATGAATTGCGCGACGCCTATGACGAGGCCGCGCGGGCGCTGATCGAGGGCGGCGCCGACCTTCTGATCATCGAGACAATCTTCGACACGCTGAACGCCAAGGCTGCGCTCGCCGGCGTGCGCGATGCTTTCGCCAAGCTTGGCGTCGAAGCGCCGGTCATGATTTCCGGCACGATCACCGATCTCTCCGGCCGCACCCTGTCCGGCCAGACGCCGACAGCCTTCTGGCATTCCCTGCGCCACGCCGATCCTTTGACGATCGGGCTCAACTGCGCTCTCGGCGCGCGGGAAATGCGCGCCCATCTCGCCGAACTCTCGCGCATCGCCGATACGCTCGTCTGCGCCTATCCAAACGCCGGTCTTCCGAACGAATTCGGCCTTTACGACGAGAGCCCCGAATATATGGCGAGCCTTGTCGGCGAATTCGCCGACTCGGGGCTAGTCAATGTCGTCGGCGGCTGCTGCGGCACGACGCCCGCCCATATCCATGCGATCGCCAAACGCATCGAGGGGGTCGCGCCGCGCGAGATCCCGGAGATCGCGCCCTTGCTGCGCCTGTCCGGCCTCGAGCCTTTCGTGCTCGCGCCTGAAATTCCCTTCGTCAATGTCGGCGAGCGCACCAATGTCACCGGCTCGGCCAAATTCCGGAAGCTGATCAAACAGGGCGATTTTGCCGCGGCGCTCGACGTTGCGCGCGATCAGGTCGCGGCCGGCGCGCAGATCATCGACGTCAATATGGACGAGGGCTTGCTCGACTCCGAAAAGGCGATGGTCGAATTCCTAAATCTCATCGCCGCCGAGCCGGACATCGCGCGCGTGCCGGTGATGATCGATTCCTCGAAATTCTCGGTGATCGAGGCCGGGCTGAAATGCGTGCAGGGCAAGTCGGTCGTCAATTCGATCTCGATGAAAGAGGGGGTCGAAAAATTCATCGCCGACGCCCGCACGGTGCGCGCCTATGGCGCCGCCGTCGTCGTCATGGCTTTCGACGAGAAGGGCCAGGCCGACACCTTTGAACGCAAGGTCGAGATCTGCGCCAAGGCCTATCAGATCCTGACGCAGGAGGCTGGCTTTCCGCCCGAAGACATCATCTTCGATCCGAATATCTTCGCCATCGCGACGGGCATCGAGGAACACAATAATTACGGCGTCGACTTCATCGAGGCGACGCGGGAGATTCGCAAGCGCTTCCCGCTCGTGCACATTTCCGGCGGCGTCTCCAATCTATCGTTCTCGTTTCGCGGCAATGAGCCGGTGCGCGAGGCCATGCACGCCGTGTTTCTCTACCACGCCATCCAGGCCGGCATGGATATGGGCATCGTCAATGCGGGGCAGCTCGCGGTCTACGCCGAGATCGAGCCGGGGCTGCGCGAGGCCTGTGAGGACGTCGTGCTCAACCGGCGTCCCGACGCCACCGAGCGCCTGCTTGCGATCGCCGAAGGGTTTCGCGGCCATGGAGTCGAAAAAGCCGAAAGAGACCTTGTCTGGCGCGAGCAGCCGGTCATCAAGCGGCTTGAACATGCGTTGGTCAATGGCATCACCGAATTTGTCGAGCTCGACGTCGAAGAGGCGCGCGCCGCATCCAAGCGCCCGCTCGACGTGATCGAAGGCCCGCTGATGGCCGGAATGAATGTCGTCGGCGATCTCTTCGGCGCCGGCAAGATGTTCCTGCCGCAGGTCGTCAAATCGGCTCGCGTGATGAAGCAGGCGGTCGCCTATCTTCTTCCCTATATGGACGAGGAGAAGCGCAAGAATGGCGGCTCGGAGCGCTCCACCGCCGGCAAGATCTTGATGGCGACGGTCAAGGGCGACGTGCACGATATCGGCAAGAATATCGTCGGCGTCGTGCTTGCCTGCAACAATTACGAGATCATCGATCTTGGCGTCATGGTTCCCGCCGCGAAGATTCTCAGCGTTGCGCGGGCGGAAAAAGTCGACGCCATCGGCCTGTCCGGCCTTATCACGCCTTCGCTCGACGAGATGTGCTATGTCGCCGCCGAAATGGAGCGCGAGGGTTTCGATCTGCCCTTGTTGATTGGCGGCGCCACAACAAGCCGCGTGCATACGGCGGTCAAGATCCACCCCAACTACACGCGCGGACAAACCGTCTATGTCAATGACGCCAGCCGCGCAGTTGGCGTCGTGCAGTCGCTGCTTGGCGAGAGCGCGCGCGATGCGGCCGAGACCTTCCGCGCCGAATATGAAAAGGTGGCGGCGGCGCATCGCCGCGGCGAAGCGGAAAAGCTGCGCCTGCCGATCGGCAAGGCGCGCGCCAATGCGCTCAAGATCGATTGGGACGACTATGCGCCGCCGCGTCCGACCTTTACCGGCTCGCGCGTGTTTCGCAGCTATGACGTCGCCGAGCTCATCCCTTACATCGACTGGACGCCCTTCTTTCAGACCTGGGAGCTGCGCGGCCGCTATCCGGCCATCCTCGACGATCCCAAACAGGGCGAGGCGGCGCGCAGCCTCTTTGACGACGCGCAGGCGATGCTGAAGCGCATGGTCGAGGAGCATTGGCTCGATCCGAAGGCGGTGATCGGCTTCTGGCCGGCCAATTCCGTGGGCGATGACATCGCGCTCTACACAGGTGAATCGCGTTCGGAAAAACTTGCGGCCTTCCATACTCTGCGGCAACAGCTGACGCGCCGCGACGGAAAACCCAACATCGCCCTGTCGGATTTTATCGCGCCCGCGGGCGGCAAACCCGACTACATCGGCGCTTTCGTCGTCACGGCGGGCGCGCAGGAAGGCAAGATCGCCGACCGCTTCGCCAAAGCCAACGACGACTACGGCTCGATCCTCGTCAAGGCGCTTGCCGACCGCATCGCCGAAGCCTTGGCCGAGCGCATGCACGAGCGCGTGCGGCGCGAATTCTGGGCCTATGCGCCGGACGAGGCGATCTCCGAGGATGACCGCTTGCGCGAAGAATATCGCGGCATTCGTCCCGCGCCCGGCTATCCGGCTCAGCCCGACCACACGGAAAAGGCGACGCTGTTCGAACTGCTGGCGGCAGAAAAACGGATTGGCGTTTCGCTGACGGAAAGCTTTGCGATGTGGCCGGGCGCCTCTGTGTCGGGGCTCTATTTCGCGCATCCGCAGGCGCATTATTTCGGCGTCGCCAAGATCGAGCGCGATCAGGTCGAGGATTACGCGCTGCGCAAGGGGATGAGCGTCGCCGAGATGGAGCGCTGGCTGGCGCCGATCCTCAACTATGATCCGGCGAGCGTCGCGGAGGCGGCCGCGGCGGAATAG
- a CDS encoding ArsR family transcriptional regulator, with the protein MTQFHAPFDVVLNALAAAGEATRLRLLALLAEAELTVTEIVTILGQSQPRVSRHLRLLAEAGLVERHREGSWVFFLMSQHGPAAGFARDIVARLAPGEPLLGADRARLAEVRQARAEQAARYFAAHAANWDELRAMHLPEERVEAAIVDIVGKSPIHALLDLGAGTGRMLELLAPLAARAVGVDQSPQMLAVARARLERAGLRNTQLRQGDIYALPVEPDHYDLVVMHQVLHYLDDPLRAIREATRALRPGGRLLIVDFAPHHEEHLRAAHAHRRLGFAAEEIAGFMQASGLDVALRRDLAPNLSEGGKLTVSIWLGQDRRIITDQLPLTAREVA; encoded by the coding sequence ATGACTCAATTTCACGCTCCATTCGACGTCGTTTTGAACGCGCTTGCCGCCGCCGGGGAGGCGACCCGCCTGCGCCTGCTGGCGCTTCTCGCCGAGGCGGAGCTGACCGTCACCGAAATTGTCACCATTCTCGGCCAGTCTCAGCCGCGCGTCTCGCGGCATCTTCGCCTGCTCGCCGAAGCCGGCCTCGTCGAGCGCCATCGCGAGGGCTCCTGGGTGTTCTTTCTGATGAGCCAGCACGGACCGGCCGCCGGCTTTGCGCGCGACATCGTCGCGAGGCTCGCCCCCGGGGAGCCTCTCCTCGGCGCAGACCGGGCGCGCCTTGCCGAAGTGCGCCAGGCGCGCGCCGAGCAGGCGGCGCGCTATTTTGCAGCCCATGCGGCGAATTGGGACGAGTTGCGCGCGATGCATCTTCCCGAGGAGCGCGTCGAGGCGGCGATCGTCGACATCGTCGGCAAATCGCCGATCCATGCGCTGCTCGACCTTGGCGCCGGCACGGGGCGGATGCTTGAACTTCTCGCGCCGCTCGCCGCGCGCGCCGTCGGCGTCGATCAGTCGCCGCAGATGCTGGCCGTCGCGCGCGCGCGCCTTGAGCGCGCAGGCCTGCGCAACACGCAATTGCGGCAGGGCGATATTTACGCGCTTCCGGTCGAGCCCGACCATTACGATCTCGTCGTCATGCATCAGGTGCTGCATTATCTTGACGATCCGCTGCGCGCCATCCGCGAGGCGACGCGGGCGCTGCGGCCGGGCGGGCGTCTCCTCATCGTCGACTTCGCGCCGCATCATGAGGAGCATTTGCGCGCCGCCCATGCGCATCGCCGCCTCGGCTTTGCGGCCGAGGAGATCGCGGGCTTCATGCAGGCGTCCGGCCTCGACGTCGCGCTGCGCCGCGATCTCGCCCCCAACCTCAGCGAGGGCGGCAAGCTCACCGTGTCGATCTGGCTCGGACAAGACCGACGAATCATCACCGATCAACTTCCTTTGACCGCGCGAGAAGTCGCATGA
- a CDS encoding N-acetylmuramoyl-L-alanine amidase — MTLRASPNHGERKGGKTPNSLILHYTGVPTGEAAVALLCDPASEVSAHYVVMPDGEIMLLVPEARRAWHAGRGIWAGETDMNDVSIGIEIAHPGHKNGRAAHPYPEAQIASVTALCGDIVERWRIAPDRVLAHSDIAPDRKIDPGEFFPWDWLAHAGIGHYVAPCPISAGPRLDHNSRGAEVEELQAMLGAYGYGAPVSGAYDARTQCVIRAFQRHFRPALVDGIADFSTVATLRKLLAMRPGV; from the coding sequence ATGACGCTTCGCGCTTCGCCCAACCACGGCGAGCGCAAAGGCGGCAAGACGCCGAACTCGCTCATCCTGCATTACACCGGCGTGCCGACGGGCGAGGCCGCGGTCGCGCTGTTGTGCGACCCGGCGAGCGAAGTCTCAGCCCATTACGTCGTCATGCCGGACGGCGAGATCATGCTGCTGGTGCCGGAGGCGCGGCGCGCCTGGCACGCCGGCCGCGGCATCTGGGCCGGCGAGACCGATATGAACGATGTCTCGATCGGCATCGAAATCGCCCATCCGGGCCACAAGAACGGCCGCGCCGCGCATCCCTATCCTGAGGCGCAGATCGCCTCGGTGACAGCGCTTTGCGGCGATATCGTCGAACGCTGGCGAATCGCGCCCGACCGCGTGCTCGCCCATTCAGACATCGCGCCCGACCGCAAAATCGACCCCGGCGAGTTTTTCCCCTGGGATTGGCTCGCCCACGCGGGGATCGGCCATTATGTCGCCCCCTGCCCAATCTCCGCCGGACCTCGCCTCGACCATAATTCACGCGGGGCCGAGGTCGAGGAATTGCAGGCGATGCTCGGCGCCTATGGTTATGGCGCGCCGGTCAGCGGCGCCTATGACGCGCGGACGCAATGTGTCATTCGCGCCTTCCAGCGCCATTTCAGGCCGGCGCTGGTCGATGGGATCGCCGATTTTTCGACGGTCGCAACTTTGCGAAAATTGCTGGCGATGCGGCCGGGCGTCTAA
- the metF gene encoding methylenetetrahydrofolate reductase [NAD(P)H], protein MSEHPSCELPRASRTHCPDIRVSFEFFPPKTVAMEALLWESINRLAPLGPSFMSVTYGAGGSTRERTHQTVARLAKEAVVRPAAHLTCVGASMKEIDGIVQGYWDAGVRHIVALRGDPPDGLGATFEPHPQGYKNSCALVAGIKRIGDFEISVSAYPERHPESLSLDADIDFLRAKVDAGASRAITQFFFENEIYLRYLDRLRAAGVDIPIVPGIMPMQNFKQTAGFAKKAGASVPQWLADRFEGLDDDPQTRRLVAATVAAEQVLDLVDHGVRDFHFYTNNRADLVYAICHLLGLRPKPEQKEAA, encoded by the coding sequence ATGAGCGAACATCCAAGCTGTGAATTGCCGCGCGCGAGCCGCACGCATTGCCCCGATATCCGCGTCTCGTTTGAGTTTTTCCCGCCGAAGACGGTCGCCATGGAGGCGCTGCTCTGGGAATCGATCAATCGCCTTGCCCCGCTCGGGCCGAGCTTTATGTCGGTGACCTATGGCGCCGGCGGATCGACCCGCGAGCGCACCCATCAGACTGTCGCGCGTCTCGCCAAGGAAGCGGTTGTGCGGCCCGCCGCGCACCTCACCTGCGTCGGCGCCTCGATGAAAGAGATCGACGGCATCGTGCAAGGCTATTGGGACGCCGGCGTTCGCCATATCGTCGCCTTGCGCGGCGATCCGCCGGACGGGCTTGGGGCGACCTTCGAGCCGCATCCGCAGGGCTATAAGAATTCCTGCGCGCTCGTCGCCGGCATCAAGCGCATCGGCGATTTCGAGATTTCCGTCTCGGCCTATCCGGAGCGCCATCCGGAAAGCCTGTCGCTTGACGCCGACATCGACTTCCTGCGCGCGAAGGTCGATGCCGGCGCGAGCCGGGCAATCACCCAGTTCTTCTTCGAGAACGAAATCTATCTGCGCTATCTCGACCGGCTGCGCGCGGCGGGCGTCGATATTCCGATCGTGCCGGGCATCATGCCGATGCAAAATTTCAAGCAGACCGCGGGCTTCGCCAAGAAGGCTGGCGCCAGCGTGCCGCAATGGCTCGCCGACCGCTTCGAGGGATTGGATGACGATCCTCAGACAAGGCGGCTCGTCGCCGCCACCGTCGCGGCGGAGCAGGTGCTCGATCTTGTCGATCACGGCGTGCGGGACTTTCATTTCTACACCAACAATCGCGCCGATCTCGTCTACGCCATTTGCCATCTCCTCGGGCTGCGGCCGAAACCTGAACAAAAAGAGGCCGCCTGA